From Nevskia ramosa DSM 11499, one genomic window encodes:
- a CDS encoding electron transfer flavoprotein subunit alpha/FixB family protein, producing the protein MSKILIIGQQAEGKLNSGIAKVVNAAKAIGGEIHVVVFAADGSAAAAQAAAIDGVTKVIQIDRAENDHGLAVIVEPQIVALAKTGYSHVFAAGTTFGKDLLPRVAAKLGVQQVSDIMAVHGATSFDRPIYAGNAILTVEAPAEPCVVATIRLASFQAAGDAAAAAPIEKQTLDVTLPTHTRFVKLEAQKSERPELQSATRVVSGGRALASSENFSIIYSLADKLKAGVGASRAAVDSGYVPNDMQVGQTGKIIAPELYFAIGISGAIQHLAGIKDARTIVAINKDPEAPIFEVADYGLVGDLFTLVPELESKV; encoded by the coding sequence ATGAGCAAGATTCTGATCATCGGCCAGCAGGCCGAAGGCAAGCTGAACAGCGGTATCGCCAAGGTCGTCAACGCGGCCAAGGCCATCGGCGGCGAAATCCATGTCGTCGTCTTCGCAGCCGATGGCAGCGCCGCTGCCGCCCAGGCCGCCGCCATCGACGGTGTCACCAAGGTCATCCAGATCGACCGCGCCGAGAACGACCACGGCCTCGCCGTGATCGTCGAGCCGCAGATCGTCGCCCTCGCCAAGACCGGTTACAGCCACGTGTTCGCGGCCGGCACCACCTTCGGCAAGGACCTGTTGCCGCGCGTTGCCGCCAAGCTCGGCGTGCAGCAGGTGTCGGACATCATGGCCGTGCACGGCGCCACCAGCTTCGATCGCCCGATCTACGCCGGCAACGCGATCCTCACCGTCGAAGCCCCGGCCGAGCCTTGCGTCGTCGCGACGATCCGTCTGGCCTCGTTCCAGGCAGCCGGCGATGCCGCCGCTGCCGCGCCGATCGAGAAGCAGACCCTCGACGTGACCCTGCCGACCCACACCCGCTTCGTGAAGCTGGAAGCGCAGAAGAGCGAGCGTCCGGAACTGCAGAGTGCCACTCGCGTGGTCTCCGGCGGCCGTGCGCTGGCATCGAGCGAGAACTTCTCGATCATCTACTCGCTGGCCGACAAGCTGAAGGCCGGCGTCGGCGCCTCGCGCGCTGCCGTCGACTCGGGCTACGTGCCGAACGACATGCAGGTCGGTCAGACCGGCAAGATCATCGCGCCGGAGCTGTACTTCGCGATCGGTATCTCGGGCGCGATCCAGCATCTCGCCGGCATCAAGGACGCGCGCACCATCGTCGCCATCAACAAGGATCCGGAAGCTCCGATCTTCGAAGTGGCGGACTACGGTCTGGTCGGCGATCTGTTCACGCTGGTGCCGGAACTCGAATCGAAGGTCTGA